In the genome of Carya illinoinensis cultivar Pawnee chromosome 13, C.illinoinensisPawnee_v1, whole genome shotgun sequence, the window TCCTCCTAAACCCAGCTAGAGGGTGGGCAAGAccagggaaaaggaaaaaaaaaagtaaagaaaaaacaaggGCCCGCatgatatcatatatattgccacgttttttcaatgtatatatattgtcttTAGAATTTTCTCCCTACCTCGCCGTATTAgatataagaaatgatatttacagttgtggttgtgcaagcggcgtgcagtcgctttgaaaaaaatgaattaatatgggatccacatgaaaaaaaaactaactttttaatcgtagatcccactttttttcaaaacgattacgcggcgtttgcaattccacgactgtatgtagcattgcttattagatatatataattatctaattTCTAGATGCCGTACAAGTACAGAATTTCGTAGGAAGAAACCTATTCCAGCAGCCTCATTTCCACTTACTTTTCACGTGGAAAAGACTTAGAATAGTAGGTCAACATATTTCTGTACACATTATTGCTGTACTAATCAAATGCCCCCAACTCTTATATATACGAAGTATTGCTAAACAGCTTGCTTCATCTATAACCACAAGCCAAATATCTCTCCCACAAAGTTGCGCAGACAATGTCGAAACCACAAAATGTTCGAATCGCCTTCGTGCCTGGCAATATTAAAGCCGAAGGAACCAGCTCTACCGAGAAGCCAACCTCTGTCAAAGCCATTGTAACTGTGAAACTTACTGTTGGTGGCTTCCTCTCCGACGTCCTTGTTCTAAACAAAGATGATATAACAGACTGGCTTGGTAAAACACTCCTCTTGGAGCTTGTTAGCGCCCAGCTTGATCCTAGTAAGTACTCATGATTAATATTAATTACACCCGaacaatttaattattatatataaaacgtAAATTGGAAGAACGACTTTTTGGTTTCCACCCTGATCGCCTCcatatattttaatgtatgaaaatatatatttctttttttgtaatttgtaaatattGGTTCATTACTATTCAATTTAATTATACATGCTTTTGCTGCTTGAAATGGAACTTTGGTTTCATCTCCAACTATTTATTCTCAAGTATCCATTATCCATAATTTTTCAACCCATTTTGTGCAAGTTCTacgtatattaatatatatttgaaggcTAGTTCGTCGGTTATGTGAGAAGAACTTCTTGCATGTGGTTTGTTAATTGTGTTTGTTTTGAATATTTAGCTAACTGATCATTAGGAACAATTTTTGCCTCATCATTTTAtgagaagaagagaaatgatatttgcaatcttGGAGCACATAAGTGCTGCATAATCTTTTTTAAGAAGTTAGTAAATAGAgacctacataaaaaataatattttaatagtagatctcactctttttaaaaaaaaattgcatagcACTTGCGCACTCATcgattgtatataacattacgcatttttatttgatattatatttatataaattgtgtTCTTGGCATTATTTTCTCAACCAACCTAGCTCAGCTAGGGGGACAGAATCCTACTGTATTTATACTGATTAAATGTCTTTAAGTCAAGTACTACTGCATATCTGCATGTACTATATACGACTATTTTTTTCTGAGTTAGTAGATATCATAAGGGAGAGCtggatatatatatcattaatcaAGCTTGTGAATTTTCAAATTATGTAATGTGACGTATCAGACTTTAAAACGAGAGAACAATCAAACCAGCTAGCAGCTAGCTGGTGGCACTTCACATCTATGCATGGTCCCCCTTAAAGCGAAAGGTGGGtctgttttattatatatatatatatatatatttatatataggccggagagaaagaaagagaaggagGAGTTGACTGCTATCGACTATCATGAAATTAGGATATTACCCTTAATGGCTTAACATGCGGTATTACTGTTAATATGATTTGTGAAGTTAATATGATTTCTATGATCTGGTCCATTAACATGCGGTATTACTGTTAATTgtagtattaatatattttttaattttcaagagaCGGGATTAGAGAAGGAGACAATCAAAGGGTACGCACAACAGAAAAGCCATGATGAAGGGGAGGTGAAATTTGAGTCAGATTTCGAAGTTCCGTCAGATTTCGGAGAGGTTGGGGCCATTTTTGTGGAGAATGAGCGCAGCAAGGAGATGTATCTCAAGGATATTACCCTTAATGGCTTCCCTAATGGCCCCGTCAATTTCAGCTGTGATTCATGGGTTCACTCAAAGGATGACTATCCTTATAAGAGAGTCTTCTTCGCAAACAAGGTCAGCCAGCTCCCTCCAACTTCTTGAACTATgtactaaattaattaaacacGAACATATACAAAACATATAATATActtcaacaaatatatatttatatatatgcatgcagctTGGAAATTAATTAAGGCCTTATTTTTTAGCTAATCAGTGCTTAAAATTATAAGCAGGTCTGGCACAGGTTTGTAGAAAAAAGTGTCCCAGACCAAACAAGTTAACAACAACCTGGAAAAGAACAACAATAGTTTAAccaattaacaataaataaataaaataaaatgaatcaatATCCCATGATatgcaaacatatatataatatctagatattttcttttcacaatAACATGCAGCGACCCGGCGTACGGCCTCTTCGGTTCTCGTCGACTCTTATCCAGAGAGTCATGCAatattttggtttgaaaattttttttaaaataaaagtaaataccTTTCCATGAAGAtgacattatttttgttttggaattccTCATTTCGTACAGTCTCCGACAATATGTGGTCCCTTTTTTACAACCTCACGTTAAAACAAACATATTGATCTGGTCCCCTTTTTGCAACCCCACCTTAAaacaaacataatctttttggACAAAATACCTGTACGTACagagtttatttatttcaaatttgtatttagcattattcatttttattgttAGCTAGAATTCATGTACGGGGACGTAGAGACAATTATAGTATCATATTTTATTCTTCATCTGCAAAAAGTTGTGCACCCACCGAAATCAATCgtcaatttaaatatatataaagctgTAAGCAGTATTTGtgtgtttggttttttttttttttttttttaattgtaataaGAATTGGGAATAGATCTCTGCTTGGAACTGCATGCTATTGGGAGTACTCCAAAACTTGTTTTGGGAGAGAGGTAATCTGAATTGCATAGTATTTAATGAATATTAACTaaagttattataagtaaatttatcttaatcaaatttaatttaaatctgaaagttaATTCGGATaattaatacatttaaaaaatcaaGTTTTTGAATAACTCGAAgccaatatatatttacattacaaaaatttctaatttttcttatttaaatttcaCATTCCCAGCTAAaccttattatattttaataaaaaaatcatgataaatatcatatatagtttataatgCATATagctttcaaaattaatttcttaaagtACTTGATTCCCTAGAGAATTACATTTACAATAATATTGTCTTGTGTCAATAATGTATATCATGTGTTGAATGTGGATTTGTAGTCATACTTGCCATCAGAGACACCCAAAGGGTTGAAGAGGCTAAGAGAACAAGAGCTTATCACTTTGAGAGGAAATGGGGAAGGAGAACGAAAGACCCACGAAAGAGTTTACGATTACGATGTCTACAATGATCTTGGAGATCCCGATAGTAGTGACGATCTTAAAAGACCGGTGCTAGGTGGAAAGGAACACCCATATCCTAGGCGTTGCAGAACTGGACGTCCTCGCAGTGACAAAGGTACATACATCCTGtccattattattatatgaGCAACAATATATCAcactattattttacttttattttatttttataaatatgatactttccatcattcttaaatcatttattatctttttttttttaaaaaaaattattgaacaaTATTGACACCtcataataagataaaagtgaGATAGGAATGTAATCGGTAGATACGTACGTAACTacatgcacacatgtacacatacacacgtacaatatatatatatatatatatataaagatttatGCATAATTAACAGttatttgtttaattatataGTTTTTTGAAACATTTATTAGAAGACGGGTCCCTAACCATCCCAATTAAGTATATAGATATAAGTCTAATCTAGAAGTACGTACTGCATGTCACActgatcatcaataaataataagtctAATCTTATGGATCGTTTTGAAAAGAAGATAATGATGTAAGATAGACATAATAAGGTGCATTAATATTCAATCAATATATTATGCTATATATGGATTTAATTAAGCTTAATTTTGTTCAGACGTCACAATATCTGAAAAACATATATCAGACTTGCTTTGTTCTTTGTTGGTATCCATGCGTGCAAGCTTATCATGATTCTAATCGCTCGATATTGATCTTTCGgagagatattttcaatttgtacTAGTTTCTCCGATATTTCTTTTTCTGAAAGCCGTCTCATAGGcgaacaatatttaatatgGATATATATTGGAACGACTTTCAATTCACTTGTGCATATGTGACAACAAGTTATGGTTTGCTTTTAAGAAAAGGTATGCATATAATTATGATATCTTTTGATCAAAAGATAGTCATTGATCATGATAAGGTCCCGATAGTCATTGATCATGATAAGGACAAGGTGATCACAGGAAAGCATTCTagcatggagagagagagagagagagagagagagagagagagagagagagagagagagagagagagagagagagagagagattcttcATGCATTACCGACGTCGTGACTTTTTAGATTGTTGACTAGTAGTAGTACTATATACGTTGCAGGCGACTGGTTCCTCCACTAGGCAACTAATTAGGCAGCCGCCTAGCTAAGACTTTTAGTGGAAGAAGGCCCGCCGAATAAAATCTTTCATTCATCGAGAAAAATATCTCAATCAGGAGAAATTGACTGGGTCACGAGAGAATatcaaaatattgaataaatctTATGTAATTTGCAATATCTTTAATTGATTTTTCatgtttctctcttttttctttacaaatttatcttttattgaGCGATCCGCTTGCtagatgttgtatttttttttttctttttaattgaatCTCACAATTGATCGAGCTCTAATTaccaaaacaaactaaaatacgTCATTAGCATGAGTTTTTTTatcctctttttcttcaaagaaagaaaaaaactagcatgagttttttttttttttttgggagcattttttatgattttaattgtttctaaataaatatgTTGTTGTTAGAATCTTGTTTGAATTTTCTTGATGACGAAAAAACTTTTTGCTCTTGTTCATCCGTTTTTCATTTCTAGTATTGGTGTTGAGACATGAAGTATATATGATTCCAAATTCTCACCTCTTCTccacataataattattttacataccATCATCCTATATATGTGTACATTTATTTTCTGTCTTTAATTATCAGTTTAATATAcgagataaaaaatataaatagcaAAATGATCTACTTGTAAATTTTTCATAGAAggttttcatataatcatttgaAGAGGTAGGAACCCACATTCTTTTTCCATAGCAAGATTAGATCATCGTCGGAACGCCTGCTTTGATTGCCTCCATGCTATTCTTGTTAGGAATCTCGTCTTCCGAGTACGTAGGAGGAAGTTTCATGcattcaatttgaaaaagagtgtgatttattattaaaaaaataatatttttatatgagtcacatatttatttactttttccaaTAGAAATGCACGACACTTGCACATTCTatgactgtatctagcattTTTTATGGTTAAAATGTCTTTAGGGTTTTCCCATTTTGTTGGgctcaagaaattaaaaatacaagaaaatagaaaaataaagaaataaataaaatattatgataatGCTATAACTAAGAAGCTTTCATTCATCTCGTGAAAGTCCATGCACGAAAAGTCTCTTGGATTTTTCATTGTCCTATATATGGTTCACAGTGAAGTATAACATTATAGAATAAGAGCACaagttaaaacataaatttgtcacatcaataaatatgatttaagctgataaaattaaaaatataaaataatattcttcgaataataaatataatcacAGTAAATAtagctctttattcttttttaatatgcaACTTCATTCCTTTTTATCCTATTAACAATTGCTTAATTTGTGCTAGATCCATTGTCGGAGAAAAGAAGTAGCAACGTCTATATTCCAAGGGATGAATCCTTCTCAGAAGTAAAGCAGCTAACATTCTCCGTAAAGGCATTATCCTCTGTTTTGCATGCATTACTACCGTCCCTAGAGGCCGCAATCGTTGACAGTGAACTCGGATTCCCTTACTTCACGGCCATAGATTCACTTTTCAATGAGGGGGTAGACTTGACTCCTccgaaaaaatcacaaaacaaagtATCCCTACTCAACATCCTGCCAAGGCTTGTCAAGGCTATTACTGGCGCCCAAGATGATGTGTTGCGGTTTGAGACCCCAGAAACAATGGATAGTAAGAAAACAAAGATATAAACTTACGTTTGATCCTCTCATTTTATGCAATCTTTAtccaagtgttttttttttggcacgTGTAGGAGACAAGTTCTTTTGGTTTAGGGATGAAGAATTTGCCAGGCAGACTCTTGCAGGTCTCAACCCGTATAGCATACGGTTGGTCACGGTATGAATTGCAGTTATTTACAATGAAAAATCTTGAATAAATCAGAATTAAGATAACTCTTTCTAGAAATAATATGatgacattatatatttatcaactATTAGATCAaatcttgtttaaaaaaaaaaaatacaaaaatctaaGTCAAAGACTAATGGACAATATATACCATATCAGTAAATTAGACTTAGGGTAGGAGTGAGATGAAGATGTAGTATAACgttatatattttcaatataatagatataaacACATGCATACATCTACAATGGATAAATTTTCAATTGTgctatatataatcacttttgcgtactctttgTGCATTCTAATGATGTGTCAGAAttcaacatttattttatattacaaaAAATGTGTCACAACCAATCACTTCAGCGGAGTACGCAAAAGTAACTGCATATAAAGTTTTTGGTAAGTTttagcaatatatatatttgaaagtaaataaaaaaaaatagtttagcGAGATGGTGATCTATTACCATCgctttatataattaattatgatcAAACATGTCATGATAAACTAGTATGGTATTCTCTTAGGCCCTTATAAGACACAAGTTATACTGtgtgagtttttatttatttatactaaaCTTTTGTTTAAACATCATGATTTAGGAATGGCCCTTGAAGAGTAAGCTTGACCCAAAGATTTATGGCCCTCAAGAATCAGCAATCACTACAGAAATGATTGAGCGAGAAATCAAAGGCTTTTGTTCTGTTGAGGAGGTAATTAACACCATAACTTAGAAATGATAACTTGCATGTGATATATGGTGATAAAAATTATGACCCCTTGATTCTTATAATTAATCATCTATcgttcaaatataaatatggtgttatttataactatatacaTTAATCATGCAGGCCATAAGTCAGAAGAAGTTGTACATTTTAGACTACCATGATCTATTGTTACCCTTTGTGAGCAAAGTAAGAGAAATTAAAGGTACAACTTTGTATGGATCACGGACGCTCTTCTTTCTTACCCCTGAGGGCACGTTAAGGCCATTGGCCATTGAGCTAACTCGGCCACCATTAAATGGAAAGCCACAATGGAGAGAAGTTTTCGCACCCTGTTGGGATGCTACAGGTGTCTGGATGTGGAGGCTTGCCAAAGCTCATGTACTAGCCCACGACTCCGGTTATCACCAACTTGTCAGTCATTGGTATACCTTCCTCAACCCTTAACCCAAGTAGCTTGTATGGAAATATGCCAATACTTGTTCTATCCATGCACTAAAAAATCAGTTAACTTTTATCAGgctgagaaaaatatatattttggaatGATTTTTGTTCAACAAATAATGCTATAAAACAGGAAAAAGAATGCACTTGTACAAATAAATTGCTAACATGTTGTATTCTTTTATCTATTCAATTTCAGGCTACGAACTCATTGTTGCACAGAACCTTATATAATTGCAACAAACAGACAACTTAGTGCAATCCACCCAATTTATAGACTATTGCTCCCTCATTTTCGGTTCACTATGGAGATTAATGCTCTCGCTCGAGAAGCTCTCATCAATGCAGGAGGGATTATTGAGAGTTCATTCTCACCCGGAAAGTATTCAATGGAATTTAGCTCTGTCGCTTATGACCAGCAGTGGCAATTCAACCTCGAGGCACTGCCAGCAGATTTAGTTAACAGGTGATTTATGATTAACATTTCCTTATTTAAGTTTAATCAAAGTAATCAAGGGGAATACTATGTATTGGCAAATTTAATAACATTATAGCCAATATGATCTATATCCAAATATATTCCCTAATTTCTTGACTTCACTACTTGCTAGGGGGCTCGCTGTTGAAGATCCAACTGCTCCACATGGCCTAAAGTTGACAATTGAGGACTATCCCTTTGCTAATGATGGCCTTCTTCTGTGGGATGCCATCAAAGAGTGGGTTAGTGACTATGTCAATTACTATTATCCTAATGCGACGACCATAGAGTCCGATCAAGAGCTACAAGAATGGTGGACAGAAATCCGAACAGTTGGCCATGGTGACAAAAAGGATGAATCATGGTGGCCGGTCCTCAATACCTCAAAAGACCTTATACAAATTATCACAACAATCGTATGGGTGACTTCTGGTCACCATGCAGCCGTGAACTTTGGACAATACACCTACGCTGGTTATTTCCCAAATCGGCCTACTATTGCTAGGAACAATATGCCCTCTGAAGAACCTTCTGATGAATTTTGgaccaaattcttgagaaagcCTGAAGGTGCACTCTTACAATGCTTTCCTTCAAAAATTCAAGCAACAAAAGTCATGGCTGTTTTGGACGTACTATCAGATCATTCTCCAGATGAAGAGTATCTAGGGAAGGCAATTGAGCCGGCATGGGCTGAGAATCCATATATAAATGCCGCCTTTGAGAGATTTAATGGGAAGTTGAAGAAGCTTGAAGGAATTATTGATGAGAGGAATGCCAATAGGGACTTGAAGAATAGAAGCGGGGCTGGGATTGTGCCTTATGAGCTTTTGAAACCCTTTTCTGAACCTGGAGTGACTGGAAAAGGAGTTCCCTATAGCATTTCCATTTGAAATGGAAAATGCATATTTAAGAATGTCGTTTTATAAGTTATAAAGAGCTTGCGTGTGAGTtgttatattttgaaagataatattATGGAGTgaaccatatatattttttaaagtttgaatAAAACCTAAAATGATTTAGCGACAACAAATTAACCAATATATATGCACGCAGCACCAAACAATTACCACTTTAAAGAACTATTAACACACTCGATTAATGCAACATGATCTTCAACAACCATTGACATGTTCATTATTAATATAGAAAAAGGCCATGTCACACATGTTCTCCTTTCAAGGAAAGGTGGGGATCTCATATTACAATCTCTCATACCCAAGTTAATCACATTTGGTGTTTTATTCATCACACCATTTCTTTACCTAATCTGAGATCATTTACAACCattttttgaagttttgttgtataCACTTTgttaaatcatatttttcctttttttttttcattactacgaataacaaaatatttcaaatcgGTGAATTGATTGTGCTATAATTGCAATTTGCAAACGGCTATATATAGTGGTACGATTGATAAAGAAAAGGAAGGCGCGCAGTGTATGGATCCATGTGGCTGGACCATCCCTAGTAAATAtcttaaacaatataaaaatttcaaacatttttactCCAAACTAGTAGGAAAAACAAGGgaaagaaaaccaaaagaacaaagagaggaGCAATTTAATTTGGATCAGATCggaaaatgtcattttttttacgAAACAAAACTATGCTgagaattttgataaaaaagtaataaattgcACAAATGATTCCAAACCGTGGAAAATCGGGTGAGGCCAATAGGTGGGGTGAATGGTATTAAGTAAACAATGCATGTGGCTCTACAGCCA includes:
- the LOC122291546 gene encoding linoleate 13S-lipoxygenase 2-1, chloroplastic-like encodes the protein MSKPQNVRIAFVPGNIKAEGTSSTEKPTSVKAIVTVKLTVGGFLSDVLVLNKDDITDWLGKTLLLELVSAQLDPKTGLEKETIKGYAQQKSHDEGEVKFESDFEVPSDFGEVGAIFVENERSKEMYLKDITLNGFPNGPVNFSCDSWVHSKDDYPYKRVFFANKSYLPSETPKGLKRLREQELITLRGNGEGERKTHERVYDYDVYNDLGDPDSSDDLKRPVLGGKEHPYPRRCRTGRPRSDKDPLSEKRSSNVYIPRDESFSEVKQLTFSVKALSSVLHALLPSLEAAIVDSELGFPYFTAIDSLFNEGVDLTPPKKSQNKVSLLNILPRLVKAITGAQDDVLRFETPETMDRDKFFWFRDEEFARQTLAGLNPYSIRLVTEWPLKSKLDPKIYGPQESAITTEMIEREIKGFCSVEEAISQKKLYILDYHDLLLPFVSKVREIKGTTLYGSRTLFFLTPEGTLRPLAIELTRPPLNGKPQWREVFAPCWDATGVWMWRLAKAHVLAHDSGYHQLVSHWLRTHCCTEPYIIATNRQLSAIHPIYRLLLPHFRFTMEINALAREALINAGGIIESSFSPGKYSMEFSSVAYDQQWQFNLEALPADLVNRGLAVEDPTAPHGLKLTIEDYPFANDGLLLWDAIKEWVSDYVNYYYPNATTIESDQELQEWWTEIRTVGHGDKKDESWWPVLNTSKDLIQIITTIVWVTSGHHAAVNFGQYTYAGYFPNRPTIARNNMPSEEPSDEFWTKFLRKPEGALLQCFPSKIQATKVMAVLDVLSDHSPDEEYLGKAIEPAWAENPYINAAFERFNGKLKKLEGIIDERNANRDLKNRSGAGIVPYELLKPFSEPGVTGKGVPYSISI